The Cydia pomonella isolate Wapato2018A chromosome 13, ilCydPomo1, whole genome shotgun sequence genome segment ataagttttactttttttggaaTCACAACACATGATAAACTAAACTAATGGTAGTACTTAAGGACAAATTAAACTACaagtaacaaataaatactgTCAATCATTATTGACAAATAATCTACATTCTAcaacaataattatattgtgAACTAAACAATGCCTCCTCCGTTTATCTGGTCAATCTCTTCCTGAGAGAGGGGTTTTCTTCTGTAGCGTGCCGGAAGGTCAATGTCAGGAATAGCACTTGTACTCATTTGTGGTGCTCCTGCCGGCCTGAAGGCGCAAGACTGTAACAAAAGTGTAATATTAATTTGAATAGTTCATGCACCagactttttttataaagtgacATGTAATTTACTAGAATTTACTATAAACATTGCCAAACAGTGATAATGATATCAGTGATAAACAGGCTTCGGACTTTTCATGGTAAGACTAAAGTGAGCTATGGAGtctatattaacattaaaatgaaatttatactcATCCGGGAAAATTCTGGAAGCCAGTAAGTATCTGAAGCCACCACTGTACACTAACAATTTTGAGGTTCTtagataaataaacaaataattatacatCATACAGGCAAAATAGGTTATTGTAAGTGTACCTTTAACAGTTAAAGAAAACAAGAGGTTCATACATACAAGGTTCATATTAtgcaaaattgttttaaagtatACATCCATCCGTTTACACACTGTTATCAAgcatgtattttatattatttaggtCAAAATGAAAGTCAAATTAGTCAAAGGAAACgtttgaaaatattatatgcCAAAAATAAACTTATCGGAAGTAAAGATAGATTAACATAGGCTAGGTATAGTTTTTAAAGTTCAGATGACACGAATAATGTATGATAACTTAGAAAGTAGGTAGCAGTTAATATAATGAACGTACTGCAGAAGGTGCAGGAGCTGCCGCAGGCGCTGCGGCCGCCGCGGGTGCAGCACGCGATCCCGAGTGTCCTAAACCACCCTTACGGAACTTTATTACCGGCACACGCAAGAGAGCTGGAGACAACCGCACCATATTGATTTTAAAGTAGTCTTGGATTAGGAGAGTAGATTAAACTCGTGATAGTAATTTGTAGTGTTATGTTACCCAATGAAATTTGACGTTTGATTTTAggaatgacattgacagttgtTGTTTTTGACAGTTAGAAGAACGTTCAAAAAGTTAGATTAATTGCTGTGCTGCTACATACACCTTTGTTACTCAACGTTCCTAATAATGCGGTGGTTCCCAACCTTTTCATATTGTTACCCCAATAACTGGGAAGACCAATTTTACCCCAAATTCAAAATGATCTTAATAAGCAATCCAtagaagcaaaaaaatataattttatatactaattctatgtaatattacCTCTGTGGAATAGAAAAAGGAAGTGGATCCGATCCATTAATCACTAGACCATTAGAGTTAGAtcagttagaccaagataaatctgcaacgattttgatagcgcaTACACAGTGCAAGtgtatttatacgtcataatttcatagaagttagacgtataaaataacacttgcactgcgtctGCTATCAagatcgttgcagacttatcatGGTCTAACTCTACAGGCTTAAGTCTGCTAAATCAACTATAGTCTGTTAAgtcatttccgtcagtagaacaAAGCAGCAAAAATAATGTGGGCGCAAAGGGTTATCATCccgtagaaaatttgaattggcgcctttttttactgataaagTTATATTAGCAttggcaaaatttgttttgcATGCTGAGTAACGTAACCAAAACGTAACTCAGTCAGTCTATTGTCATGCAACCAGCTCTTAGGCGTgagatacacttgtaagtttaacttacgtaagtagggacaaagctatttgttagaatgaggTAATGATATACATCTCTCATAGCCGAGTCCCTACTTCCGTAAGTACaacttacaagtgtattttATTAGCccttgttgttttatttttctactgGAGAGTTGCGTTTGATTTAATCGTTTTACCCCTGCCTAATAATCAATTTAATAATACAATGAGCCTAATTTCGAGGACTTGGGACAGTGTTCtttgaataaaactaaatatttaccaCGTATATAGTGTATTTATGAGTGTTTCGATGCTATAACATTCATTTCACATTTTTACTTACAGTAAATtcttaaatttcaaataaatagatTCATACATTCAAAAAGTGACAACTACTGCCTTCAAAACATCGTAATTTCATAAAAGCAATCATATTGTTGACTACTGTGCTTTAACAACACTACACCATTGACATTACAGGCAGATAAGATGCTTTAATCACGACATACATTACAGTATGGAGCGTACGGGCATATCCTGATGTTCACAATCACAAGATGAGAGAGAAACATACAGTACAACACTCTATCAGAACACGCCCTATAAATGAACAAGTTTAGACGGGTCTGCGGAAGTTGTTGCCGGCGTACTTGGCGGCGGCCCCGAGCTCCTCCTCGATGCGCAGGATCTGGTTGTACTTGGCAAGGCGCTCGGAGCGGCACGGCGCACCCGTCTTGATCTGGCCGGTGGACAGGCCCACCACCAGGTCGGCAATGAAGGTGTCTTCGGTTTCACCAgacctataaaaaaattaaaatgtaattttttctaTTCTTCGACTGTAATGGATGAATtatgatttcgtataccaaactgtaattgcgtacttttcatgtatgggcgttggaactcaactataatatttataagcaaacgctgtagtcaactacaATGAAATTGACTAATAGGCGGGTcccacagagcgagcatacgcgtgaggcaatttcctcgctgTGCGCGCTCAGGCGAGAAAAACGCGCACGTCGCCTCGGCTGAGGCACGTCtgcactggccggtttgtgcacgaggaaattgcctcgtgcgtatactcgctctgtgtggacccgc includes the following:
- the LOC133524316 gene encoding uncharacterized protein LOC133524316 isoform X2 encodes the protein MVRLSPALLRVPVIKFRKGGLGHSGSRAAPAAAAAPAAAPAPSASCAFRPAGAPQMSTSAIPDIDLPARYRRKPLSQEEIDQINGGGIADPPKLAGKK
- the LOC133524316 gene encoding uncharacterized protein LOC133524316 isoform X1 codes for the protein MVRLSPALLRVPVIKFRKGGLGHSGSRAAPAAAAAPAAAPAPSASCAFRPAGAPQMSTSAIPDIDLPARYRRKPLSQEEIDQINGGGIKEKERAKLYLKPKKEGPLPLATIKIPRGVLVQSGKKKKLVSLSVTIGKQRKKK